The window ttaaacaaGGCTGCGCTGCACTTGAGTAGGTAGGGCTAGTTAGTAATAGTTGTTGAAAGAATAGCCAGAATCCGGAAGTCTCGCTTGGCCCGGGCGTCCTGAGCACCACCTCGCATGTCATGTGTTGGTGCTATGTATCATCTATATTTTGCTCATCATTACAGTAATAGTAGTACTGAGATCATTTTGTCTgttgtaaaagaaaaagaaaagaaacgctTGGTAGTTGCTCTTTTCACCACCTCTTCTGTAACGCTCTTATTGCATTTTCATCCCGTGTAGTAGCCACAAGAGGTACCCTGCAGCCACAATTACCATGCATGGTCCCAGATCCGATAGATTCACAAATCAGCTGTCTTCGATCCGACAGATCTGACCATCTCACCAGGCATCTCATAGGCTGACGCCACACATAAATCTAAACAAATGCCCATCAAATGTTTAACTTCGTACATTTGCACCACCCCAGTAGCCACATTACGGTCCAGCCACTCCATCAACAACTCCCCCATGCAGCCCCACTATGGCAGCCTCCATGTCCCTTACTTGAGAGCTCGTATATCAGCCATTCGCAATCGAGCTTCGAGCTGCTAGCTCCCTGACCTGATGCTACCGCCAATCGCAAATCCGCCTCCCCTTCGTCGACCAAGAGCTGCTTCTACCTATCTAGCTGCCGTCGCATTGGCTCGCATCATGGCTCGCCGTACGTGCTCTTGCGTTGATTTGCCGAGGCGTTCGCTCTGATATCAGTTTCGTCTTCCTTTCAAGTGCACCCTGATACAACGGTGTTGTTGGAACTTTTGGTTGTAGATGTTGGCTCTGTCATCCCAAGTCGCGCTATCCGTATGGTGCTCTGGAATACATGTTTGCGTGCCGTGATCTGCATGTTAGCTTGGCATGTCTGCCTCGAATGGACACCCTGGATGTGAAAAGCCCGCTGTTGTTCGCCATAATCAATAGCTGCAGCTCTTTAGCTTCTCTTTTCAGCAGTAAAAGACCGTGGGATTCTGTGCTGTCATGTCTGCTTCATATTTGTGTCTCTGTGCTAGGCACCGGCTTTTCCCCTGTCTGGAACCTTGACCCTTGAGCCTAGAATGGACTTCGTATTCTCTCCAATGAGAAGCTCAATAGCGAGCTGCTCTCTAGTCTTTACGGTCTAGCTTGAGAGCCCTTTCATGGCGTGGTTTGCGCGTTCTGGTCGCAATACTGGCCTCCTTAGCGTCGACTTATTTGTGTAACCTCGACGCATCTTCTTGAATAGGCGACCTGTGGCGTTGCTTGTTGTATCGTATATCTCTTTGCGCCCTCTCCAATCCCTTCCACTTTCCTTCTGCATTTCCTACTTTCCCCAtgcattcttttcttttcaggcATGGCTTTCTCTCTACTTTGCTTACCAAGCCATACCCTGACAATTTTTATCTGTCTCATACCAGCCATCACCGTTCTAGTATGGCTCCGTCATCTTGCTTCAGACATCATAATTAAGAGAGCTGGCGGTGCCCGGGCGCCTGTATTAGCAGGCAATCTTCTATCCGGTAAGCCTATCCTTATGTACTCCATCATCTCTTCTACGTCCTCCTTTCTATTAGGAAGTATCGCCTAATCGCCATGACACAGCTTCTAAGCTGTACTATGAGATTGGCAAGAGTCAATATCACAATAGACTCGTCGATTGGTGCACCGGCCAGCTGGATAGCTTACCTCCTGGAAAAAGGACGTTTGCCGAGTTCAGTCTAACAGGCGCCAAGAGAGTCCTCATCACCCGAGAACCAGAACAAATCAAGGCGATCCTAGCAATAAATTTCTCCAACTTTGGCCATGGGCCCATGTGGCATAAACTATGGCATCCATTTCTTGGAGACGGCATCTTTGGTGTGGATGGACAGCTTTGGCACGATAGCCGCAGCATGATCAGACCAATATTCTCCAAAGACAGGCTGCGCAATTTGGCCATCTTTGATACCTGCACAGACAAACTGCTCTCCAAGATTCCCTCTTCTGGAGGCCCTGTTGACTTGAAGGACCTATTATATCGCTGGTCATTGGACACCACGACTGAGTTTCTGCTTGGAGAGAATGCGGGCAGCTTGGATTTGTAAGAACCTCTCATGTCGTATTGCTATTATGGAGTAACCTTCGCATGATTCAGTCGCAGTTTACCAACACTTCTTGCTCAGTCTAGATAACAAAGTTTTCAATGCGATACATACTGTCCAGCGTATGCAAATGTATATCTTTGTCCTCAAGTTAGTTCATCTACCATTGAGTTAACGCTATGAACAAGATCCTCAACTCATACACAATAGTCCCATTGCGCCATTGATCCCCAAAGGTGAATATTACCGAGCAATCAAAAGAATAGAGGAGTTCATCGAGCCAATCATTGCACGGACTCTGGCTATCTGCCCGACACAACTCCAACAACTATCCAAGTCTGACTTGGAATTCTCCTTTCTACACAGCATCGCCATCTACACTAAAGATCCCAAATTAATCCGAGACCAAATCATGTCTGTGCTGTTTGCCGGAAGGGACACCACGGCAGCAACCTTATCATGGGCAATGTACGAATTGTCAAATTATCCCCATATGTGGGCTAAACTGCGTAAAGAGATCTTGAATAAACTTGGGCCCCAGGCAGCGCCCACGTACGAGGTACTCAAAAATCTCACATATCTTAAAAAGGTCCTCAATGAGACCCTTCGGCTTCATCCAGCGACCCCCCTCAACATGCGCCAAGCTCTGGAGACCACAACCATCCCTGGGAGACCTGGCGAGGCTGACATTGTTCTTCTCAAGGGAGACAGTGTAACAATAAATGTGCTCAGCATGCACACTTGTGTGGATTTATACCCACTCACTTCTGAGAAATTTGCAGACTTGAAGATATTCAGCCCTGAGAGGTGGGAGCATTGGACACCCAAGCCTTGGACGTACATTCCATTCTCTGGAGGTCCTAGGATCTGCATCGGCCAGAATTTTGCCCTGACCGAAATGGCATTTTGCTGTGAGTTGAGCGCATCTGATACATTATCTTGGAGTGCAAATGAATTGGCTAATAGGAGCTTGTTCCTCCTCTCTTTAGTGGTGCGCCTTGCGCAGCAGTATGAAAGGATTGAGTATCGCGGTGATTGGGCAGCACAGAAGCTACAGGTAGATCTCATTGGGACACCTGCTTTGGGAGTTCCCATGGCATTGTACAAGCCTGGCGAGGTACCAGATCCGTCATTCAAGTATCATATTAATTAGAAAGTTGATTCCGAAAGCTATGTGCCTAACCCTATATCgtaaaaatagcaataaacgCCATATATAATTCGCTCTCATCACATCATTTGCAATCTCCTCAACCCGGGCCTCTACTACTCAAAACTGGACCAGACCGTCCCCAGCACCCTTCCCTTATCATCCAACTTGACCCCCTCGCCCCTCAAtagtttcttcttttcagtAATCGTaatcccttctccatctttagGCCAACTGCCTTTGAAGCCGCCTAAAGATCCTCCCGTCGCCACAACGCGATGACACGGCACCTCAGGCGCGAAGGGATTCCGCCGAAGCGCGTTGCCCACGGCTCGCGGCGACGTCCCCAGATATGCAGAAAGCAAGCCGTATGTAGTGACCCGTCCGCGGGGAATCTGGCACAGCGCCGTCCACACGCGCTTCTCAAAATCCGTGCGCTGGCTTTCCGCTATACGAAGGAGCTGTGGCTGCATGTCTGCGGGGATGGATGCTGgcttgttgatgatggctgCGACGCTGAGAGTTCTGGGTGTATGCTTGGTTGTCTTTCGGATTTTGGAAGTTGATGATGCTTTTGTGGCGGTGGTTAAGGCCAATTTGCGTTTTTGGATGGTGGGTGCCATGTTTATTGCTGGTAAGAGGATGTCACTAGGTAGTTGTTTGATGGACTTGGAATTCTGGATGAAGGGTATGATATAAGTAACTGCTGGGATACGATTCAACTTTTTCCAATATTTGAGGATGTTGAGGTTATATTTTTCGGGTGGAATAGAGATGATCTCAAAACGGGCAGTAAGTGCGAACACGCAAATATATATTCACACAGACATAGGCAACATGCCCAGCCACGCTTTGACAGCTTTACGCAACAATTCATTGGTGTCGCCATATTGATAGCAACACCCAGCTTGGCGCCTGGTCACGTGACATTGCTCTAGAATTGCGGTGACATCAGCGGCACGGCTTGAAGGATGGCCTTGCTCCTGATATAGCGCAGAATGCTCGATTATGGCAGGTCCTTAGTCATTATGGCTTTGAGGACAATTTGGAATAAGCTGCTCTGTGACTCAAAGTTGCTGCCGTCAATTCTGCGTGCTGATGCAAAATACAGAAGTGCTATCATCCTATTATTAATCGTGGGTGGCTCATATCTCACGTCGTTTTTCATTCCAGCTAGATTGTTCATAAAAATGTATTTTAAGATGTATTTGATCAAGGACAGTGTGTGCCTCTAACCTAACGCCGGTATCATTGCCCCGTAATACTATTGCCTATTTGTTCCCGTGATTGTAACGTTCTTGCTTCAAcactattaaagtaaaacCCATATGTGGATTGGCTAAGCAGGTCTCTCTTACGAGGATCTTGCTTGGTAATAATCTTTTCTCTAAACATCGCCATCGTACAATTCCTTTGTATTCTGTCTCGGCATCCGCCTCGGTATCTGGTCGTTGGGATCGTCGTTTAGATCTTCTCAATCTTCTCTCAGACCATAAATGACTCTCCGCAGCCACATTGCTCCTCTGTTACCAGTTAGTCATCGGTATACCAAAAGAAACTCAATCAATTGCACGATATGCAGGAGACCACATACTGATGTTGGGGTTCTTAAACACAAACTTCTGACTCAGTTTGTCCTCTGCCCAGTCCATCTCGGTACCAATAATGCTGAAAAGTGCCTTGCTATCGATCAGGACCTTGACACCATCTTGCTCCACAGTCTCATCGAAAGCGCCAGGCTTATCGACGTATTCCAGGTGGTAGGCCAGCCCGCTGCAGCCCCGGTTTCGTACACCGACCTTGATCAGCTTCGGGTCGGGTTGATTGAGCAGCGCGCGCAGCTGGTCAACAGCAGCGGGTGTGAGCTTCATAGCCGCCTTGCGAGGTCGGAGCTTGGAACGGGGCCGTGTGGCGGGCTTTGCGCTTGGTGTATTGGTTTCGGTGGCCTTGGGGGTTGTAGGCGCTGTTGATGTTGCTGGAGAAGGCTTTGGCTGTGATTGGACCTGAGGCGCGGCGGTCGGCTTGGGTGCAGCGTCATGCTGCAGGGGCGGCCGTGTCTCGTGGACACGAGGTAAAGCTTCTGGCTGGGCGATGGAGACCTTGGAGATGTCGTCGCTCCTAGGAGGTTCGGGGATCTTGGATGGCAAAGGGTAAGAGTGGTAGGCAAAGCCGGCTACTCTGGAGCCGCACAAGTGGCGGAAAGAAGAGCGGCTCaggcgcagcgcagcgcgGCCGGTAGAGTAAGAGACGTTCATCATTGTATCATAAAAATGCAGTGCGGACGCAGTGCATGCTGGTGTACAGCGTCAAAAGGGTTGAGGCTTCAGGCTTTGGAGGCTCGAGGTGGGGAGGGTAGATGCGGGTGTTAGAAATCAATTTCTCGGCTCAGCTCCAGGGACCGCGGAAATCGATCATGTCATGGTCGTTCTACGAGATGTACTCCAGTACCTATTGTCCCCGGATTCAGCCGAGCCAATGAGCGCTCGAGAATTAGTCAGTGGCTGAGGGAAAACAGCGGAATAGCCATTTTTGGGCAGTTGCTAGCCTATGCCGAGGGGAATTTCTCCTAGGAGAAAGCCCTGTCCTAGCAGCTACCAAGGTACCTGACTAGAATTTCCATTTGCGTACTCCGTATACTATGAGATGATATGGGCTTTTGAATAATATCTCTTcgatgcaaaaaaaaaaaaaaaaaaaaaacaaaaaaaaaaaattgagaagaagaagaaagcgacAGTTTATAGATTCTAGATTCCACAAACAGCGATGCGACCGCATCTTGCCCTTTACTACGAAAGATCTACTAGGTATGCAGACAAGCTAACCATTAGGGGGGACTTTATGCTTCGTAAATTAACTACCAGTCAGCTACCTATAGGTAGGGACTCTTGGAAATATTTTACAATATTGATATCTTCTCTCTACCTTTTCAAATACTCAGCAGGAGTCTCATGAATTCGTTGAAGCTACTAGCGATGCAGAGTGTTGACGTGGTAAAGAATGAAGACAGAAATGCTGTTTACAACGGACTCAGTAACGCCACTCCAGCGGCCAAGTCAAAAAGAGAAGCGGCCTGTTGAAGCCATTGTTCATTTTGTCAGGATTATTGCTCgaggaaaaataaataaaaaaatcctgCATAATGAGCGCAAACATAGCGCCGTGAATGGCTGGACGGCACAAAAATTGAAATGAGAGCTAATTATACCACTGCACCTGGCTTTGGTGACGATAAATGAAGAACGTAGTGTATTGTGAAGAATGGTGACGCACACTATCAGCGAGAAATTCCGATTTCAGAGCACCTTGAGCCACTAAGCTAAATCTTGATCTTAAATAGCCTCCAAGATGCGTATGAGTCAATGCTGGCCTAGTAAATCTATCTAAATGCGATCCACTGTCCAATTTGACCAAGACTATCCGGTTTGATCAAAGGTACCTACCGTAGTTGGATAATGAACCAATCTCGTCTAGACATATAAGACGAGCTCCTACCTTGGCTTTGTACATGAACTTGGAGCATGCCATAAGCTAGCTGCTGAGCTCCTTATGGGATATGTAGAGTAATAACACAAAGTCAATACCCAAAAAGCCCTCTCGATGCCATTTCCCCTGTTCTTCGTTCTCATGCTCATACACGAAGCGTTGACACGGTTGCTTTGGCCTTGATACGCATTCTACGCGGTACATGTAGATTGCAGACGCATGGgcatgaagagagaggctAGACTGCTTATGACCATTGGCGCACTAGAATGTGTCCATTATTCTGGCAAAATAGTTGACGATACTCAATTTGACTCAGTGTCTAGATCTCTGTTTGGCGCCCTCTAGACCGTTTCCATCTAGTCGTTACATTAGCTGTAGAAAGCGATTTGAGCTAATCTTAGCACGGATGCGATCTTCAGGGCTGGTAGCGGGCGATGTGTCGCTGGCGTGGCATACTAATcatagaagaagatgatttcTTGGTAAATGTCAATTCAGAGTAGATCTTGTAAATAGTCTTGGAATCCTGGGCTTCTCTGTATTGGCAAGGGAAAGAATGAGCATAAAGAGCCATTCGAGTCAACAGTTTATATGCAGCCGCCGCTTAAGCCCAAAAGAGGCAACTGAGAATGtaggaatataaaaaagcactAGTTAGATTCAAATCCTCAATCAAAGATGATTGCTATAAGTGTAGAGCGAAGtgtaaaaaaaggaggctCCAAAGAAGTGATTACGGGGAACGGGATTCTAAGTCAAGACACTGAAAACACTTTCTTTACTACGATcactccttttcttttcttttctttaccttcccttttataaaaagaaacataGTACTTTAATAGCTTGAATTCTTCATCGAGTATGGTACTTTACAGTTAACAATGCTTTTTTGTCTCCTGTAAATAGAATGAACAAGAGACTGCGGCATCCTCTGAGATCAAAGACGATTTGCTGCGGAGTCTCGTATGAAACACATTAGGAAACTGTCCGTCAATCAAATCTCAAGGCACTTTGGCCGAGTGGTCTAAGGCGCCGTGTTCAGGTGTTGCTGTTCTCAGCTCACTAGTTTCGCGGTCTAGAAATAGGCGAGGGTTCGAATCCCTCAGGTGtcatatcttttttttaaatttgggtttaaaattttttaaccttttagCTTTCCCCCTATTATTTAGACTAGTTCATAGCTACTGCCACTAacccttattttttttttttctgttctcCCTTATTCCCATAAAAAATTCTATTCTCATAAAGCGCGTCCAAACTGCCAAGAGCTGCCAAGGACTTTTCCGTCATCCAAGGCAAGGGCAATGTCGATGGAAATATTGCCGGCGACACTGCCGGAACAGATGGCCAAGACGGCCCAGCCCGGCATCGTGTTTCTCCTTGGCAGAGCGCCGCGCTTCTTGGCTACACGTTTTCTTTGCCGAGCATCACCGCTTACTCTGCGCTAGCAATACGCGTTCGGGCAATTTGCCACACAGCGCTACGGAGATAAAGATTGCTTAGGCAAGCTTGGTGGTGCTAGCATCAAATATGGAGCGCCTAGCGCGTGCTAGAGCAGTGCCCTCGGCTGATGCTGGTGGGACCAGGGGCTTTGGCGCGCTATACGAGGGACTGGCGCGGCACTACTTTATCCGCATcagagaattttttttatgcatAGAAGCGTTCGAGAAGctaagcagcagcttttgcagcagcaatgtttCCACACCACTCCATTCTGAGGTGGCAACGGGAGGCAAGAGTCAGGTCATGAAGTCCTTATCAGTGGGTGGGGGTCATCTTGATGCTTGCCGTACAATGCTAAGTTTGCTTGATAATGATtcattatatactaatactacATAATACACTTGGTATCTACAACTACTCCATTAGAGAACTCCACCCTCGCACCCATCCATTAGTTAGCTCCCTCGTACTCGACCTCCTTTGCCGGAGGAACAGTTGGCTGTTCGCGGTCAAGCTCAAATGACTCATCTTCAATCTTGTCGTAGtggtggaagaggaagaagaagatgatggcaacGATGAAACTGGCGGCAGAAACACCAGTGTACATCCAGACGAACTCGGGGTCCTTGGAAACGGAGACAAGGGCCTCAGAGATGGCAGAGCCGAAGGCATTGGTGAAGAGGTACAGACTCTGGACGAAAGACTTCATGGTGGGAGGAGCCTTGGTGTAGGCGTACTCGAGACCAGTGACAGAAATGAAGATTTCGGCAAGACCGACAAAGACGTAAGCGGGCGCCTGAACAGCAATGTGCACGTTGTTGGGCAGGGTCTCGCCGTTCACTGTGGCAGCAGGGCAGTTGAGGGGATCCTTGTAGCAAGGGCCAGCATTGTAGATGAGGTGCTGGACGATGGCGGCATAGCCCAGGCAGAGAGAGGTAAAGATGAAACCCAGGGTGATTCGAGCAATGGGGCGAATGTTGATGCCAGCCTTGCGGAGCGTGGGGTAGACGAAAATGTCAAGGATGGGGGTGAAGATGAGAATGGAGATGGGATCGAAGTTCTGCATGAAATCGTTGGGCATGCCGTGGCCGTTCATCTGACCAGCCTGGGTGACGAAGTTGGTGGAGAACTGGCCATAACCAACCCAGAAGACGGGGTCtagatataaattattagtcAAAGGTTTTCGTCACGAGAGACAGTAGTTGTCCAACAGAAAACTTACAGAAAACGAAGACCTTGCAAGCACGGATAGCACGCTTGAGCTCCTCAACGAAGTGGTCGTTCCAGTTAACCGGCTTTGTCTTGCCGTTGGCTTCACGCCATGAAGGCTTGGCAGCGTCCATGTTGCGAGACATGATCATCAAACCAATGGCCTTGAAAGCATCGGTGATGATGGAGCCCTGCGGCGGGTGGATGATGTATGACTTGCGGCGGATAACGAGAATGGCGATACTGAAGTTGAACATGATGAAGCACATGAGGAAGGCAGTCCAGAAGCCGCAGTACTTCTCCATGAAGGGGGTGGCGATCAGGGACAGAGAACCCAGGTTGATACACCAATAGAAGATCATGTAGATGCGCTGGTAGGTGATGGCAGGGTCAATGATGATTCGCTCGCCGTCCTTTTCGGTTCGGATGGCCATGGTTCGGCGCTGGTACTGATCGGCAATCAGGGGGGCGATGTTGGACTTGATACCACCCGTGCCGGcaccgatgatgatgatggagacaATGTAGCCAGGCAGACCGGCTCCGTGGGCAATAGAAACGGGCAGAGAGGTAGTCCAGAGGATAACAAGACCAACCCAGTAGACGCAGCAGAAGAGCATGATAGTCTTGTACTTGCCGAGATACTGATCAGAGATGATGGCACCGAGAATAGGAGTAACTGTGCACCAAAAAATGCCGAATTAGCCAACATTGCTCTTTGGGAAGCCAGTCACGCGACCAGCAGATAGGTAGGCAGAGCTAGTAATACATACCATAGCAGAACCATTGGAAGAACAGGTTCAGACCAGTGGCGGCCTGGCCACCCATGCCCAATCCAGGAGAGTCGGTGGTGATGTGAGGACCATTGCTGATGTAGTTCTGGAAAAGACCAGAGGCACCATAGTAGGTGAAACGCTCTGTCAGTTCGacaatggcgatgaggaagGCCGAGGCAGGCAAGTTCTCGCCAATACGGCGCAGAGTCCGCTTCTCATACTCGCTGGGCTCCTCGCCGTCAGGAGTGGGACCGGCCTCAGCACCATCTGCTGAGAGAGTGGTGaagtccttcttctcatcagGGTCGGCGGCAATGAAGCCTCCGGCGAGATCGTGAGTCTCGCCGTGGTGAGTACGCTCGTTGAACTCCTCGTGGAGCCTGGTTGGGTGGGATATGTAAGCATATGAATTCGGCATAGAGAGGAGCGAGAAGAAAATTCTTCAGCTCCCTGTTCGAGACTTACTCAGCAGCGGTGTCTTCGTGGTTGTTGGCCATATTTGCGATCCGACTGTTGTCTAGTTACAGACCCAAGGCAAGTCCCTTCGAAAGACGACAAGACAAGCCAGGAAGTGAGCGAGGGAACaacaagggagaagagggagggaaaggaagaagcgcATGCGGCGGGATGCTATGATTTAAAGAAATCAGGCTACGAAGGATAGTCCAGTCCACTCTCCATCGCCAGTCTCCATTGCAACGTTGTCCACCCAGCTTCTGCTATCAGGATGGGGGGCA is drawn from Trichoderma asperellum chromosome 4, complete sequence and contains these coding sequences:
- a CDS encoding uncharacterized protein (EggNog:ENOG41), with protein sequence MARPITVLVWLRHLASDIIIKRAGGARAPVLAGNLLSASKLYYEIGKSQYHNRLVDWCTGQLDSLPPGKRTFAEFSLTGAKRVLITREPEQIKAILAINFSNFGHGPMWHKLWHPFLGDGIFGVDGQLWHDSRSMIRPIFSKDRLRNLAIFDTCTDKLLSKIPSSGGPVDLKDLLYRWSLDTTTEFLLGENAGSLDFPIAPLIPKGEYYRAIKRIEEFIEPIIARTLAICPTQLQQLSKSDLEFSFLHSIAIYTKDPKLIRDQIMSVLFAGRDTTAATLSWAMYELSNYPHMWAKLRKEILNKLGPQAAPTYEVLKNLTYLKKVLNETLRLHPATPLNMRQALETTTIPGRPGEADIVLLKGDSVTINVLSMHTCVDLYPLTSEKFADLKIFSPERWEHWTPKPWTYIPFSGGPRICIGQNFALTEMAFCLVRLAQQYERIEYRGDWAAQKLQVDLIGTPALGVPMALYKPGEVPDPSFKYHIN
- a CDS encoding uncharacterized protein (TransMembrane:10 (i158-181o187-213i246-264o270-290i358-377o397-415i427-450o484-505i517-537o543-564i)): MANNHEDTAAELHEEFNERTHHGETHDLAGGFIAADPDEKKDFTTLSADGAEAGPTPDGEEPSEYEKRTLRRIGENLPASAFLIAIVELTERFTYYGASGLFQNYISNGPHITTDSPGLGMGGQAATGLNLFFQWFCYVTPILGAIISDQYLGKYKTIMLFCCVYWVGLVILWTTSLPVSIAHGAGLPGYIVSIIIIGAGTGGIKSNIAPLIADQYQRRTMAIRTEKDGERIIIDPAITYQRIYMIFYWCINLGSLSLIATPFMEKYCGFWTAFLMCFIMFNFSIAILVIRRKSYIIHPPQGSIITDAFKAIGLMIMSRNMDAAKPSWREANGKTKPVNWNDHFVEELKRAIRACKVFVFYPVFWVGYGQFSTNFVTQAGQMNGHGMPNDFMQNFDPISILIFTPILDIFVYPTLRKAGINIRPIARITLGFIFTSLCLGYAAIVQHLIYNAGPCYKDPLNCPAATVNGETLPNNVHIAVQAPAYVFVGLAEIFISVTGLEYAYTKAPPTMKSFVQSLYLFTNAFGSAISEALVSVSKDPEFVWMYTGVSAASFIVAIIFFFLFHHYDKIEDESFELDREQPTVPPAKEVEYEGAN